Part of the Gracilimonas sp. genome is shown below.
GCCTTGGTGCTGTACAAACAGAGATGTTTGCAGAAGCTTTTCCGGGTTTTGAAGCTCCAGTTTCCCCTCAACAAATGGGAACTTACATTGCTAATTTTGTCTTAACTGCACACCAATTCTATAATGGAAAAGTTTTACCAGTAGCCTTGAATGATCCCGGATAGTAGCAATGGTATTGCCTTCTATTATTTACTAACTTCGGCTGAACCAAAAATCTATGAGATTAATAATGCGCACGGTAACTTGTCTGTTATTCTTTTTTGTGTTTTCTATTTACGGGACACAAATATCCAAAGGTCAAACTATTGAGGTTCTAGCAGGGAACACCCTTAATGGTACTGTGAATGGCACCCTGCTCGGAGGAGCTACTATGGCCTTAACTAACAATTCTGATTTTGCTCCATTGAGAGTTGGTGTTGGTGTAGGTACTCTTTACGGCTTGGGAATTGGAGCTTATGATATCGTATCCAGCAATGGACAACAACTCATTGTTTCCGGTTTTTTTAATGACGGAAATAATACCAGTATCATTGTTCTATTGGATACCTTTTACGGTGCCGCTGCAGGAGCAATAGTTGCCAGCTCCGTTATGCTGATTGCTGAAGAACCTATTGTAGATGGATTAAAATATGGCTCTGCAACGGGAGCTTGGATTGGTTTTGGTGTAGGACTCATTGATGCTTTTGTGTTTGCAAAAAGAATCACCCCTTCTTCCGTGGCCAGAAATAAACCTATAAATGCTGCTGACGGCTTGGTAGGTATTCAATTCAATGAGCAAACCAGTATTGGCTTAATCTCACCTTCAGTCATTAGAACCTATCAAGCTGATGATGCCAGCCTTTCCCAAAAAACTACCCCTACTGTAAATTTATTGAGCTTTAAATTCAATTTTTAGGTTCGGCCAGTTTTTTTATAAGAGCTTTTACCGTTTCCATATGCCCTGATAAAGAATGATGCAAACCATCAGGTAAATAATTCCAAGCCTGTGGCTCGTTTTCTCCCATACGCTTTACCCCTGGATCTATAATCGCTCCATTTTTACCTGCAATCAGTTCTTGCACCTGGCTTAGATCTTTCATTTGAATAGTAAAGTCATACAAAAGATTCTCTTCTAAGATTTCATCAATCACAGATGCCGGGGTAATCCATACTAAAGGATTTTCAACCCTTGTCTCCAATATAGACTGAATAGTTTCAATATTTTCCCATGTTTCGGAAAGTGGCAATAATGTCCGATCAGGGGCAATATTCAATCTCTGAGCATCAAAAGTGCCTAAAGCAATTATAACCCAATCCGGTTCATGTATCACAACATCCCGGTCAATTCGACGCAATGCTTCAGACGTTGTATTGTAAGAAACCCCGGCATTGATAAATTTGAAGTTTGGGTTTTCGGTGGAAATTTCCAGCACATGCTTCAAAATAGTAAACCAACCTTGGGCATCCTCTGTATTGGAATCACCAAAAGCTACCATGGTTTCTTCTCCATCCATTGGAAGCTTGTCTAAACAATCGACTATTTCATCGTCTTTTAAAATCTCTAATGCAGCTTCCCGGGCATTATCATCATAATTTTTTCTGTATTGTTTTAATTCCTCCTCAGTGATACCAAACAGACCTGCTTCCGATTGAATATTATTTTTCCCCGGAAAAAGAGGAATTCTTTTCGTGATATGGTAATAGGGGAGCATAAATTGTTCTAAAACCCCTTTCTCTTCTTCTGTTGCTTTCTTCTTTGACATCTTATTAACTAATCTCCTTTTTTAATTTCTCTGCTAGTTTCTTTACTCCGGTCCCTGCATTTTCCCTGTAATGAAACCAACCGTCCTGATCCAGTAATTGTGGCTCAGATGGATCAATAATATATTTCGGGATTCCGGTTTTTGCGTAGTGTATCAACCCTGCAGCAGGATATACTACTAATGAAGTTCCAACTACAATCAAAATATCAGCTTCTGCTACTTCCATAGCTGCCGGTTCTATCATAGGAACCATTTCGCCAAACCAAACTACATGAGGCCGCAACTGGGCACCATCTTCAGCAAGATCACCCAATTTAATTGGATCGGAGCCTATATCAATAACCAGTGATTCGTTTTTTTCACTCCGGGCTTTTCTTAATTCTCCATGTAAATGCATTACATTATTTGAGCCGGCACGTTCATGCAAATCATCTACATTTTGTGTTATGATAAC
Proteins encoded:
- a CDS encoding NAD-dependent deacylase, which encodes MPKTKIVVISGAGISAESGLSTFRGSGGLWEGYDIQEVASPQGWETDTETVLQFYNLRRRQAAEAKPNKAHKALADLEKQFEVVIITQNVDDLHERAGSNNVMHLHGELRKARSEKNESLVIDIGSDPIKLGDLAEDGAQLRPHVVWFGEMVPMIEPAAMEVAEADILIVVGTSLVVYPAAGLIHYAKTGIPKYIIDPSEPQLLDQDGWFHYRENAGTGVKKLAEKLKKEIS
- a CDS encoding GDSL-type esterase/lipase family protein, giving the protein MSKKKATEEEKGVLEQFMLPYYHITKRIPLFPGKNNIQSEAGLFGITEEELKQYRKNYDDNAREAALEILKDDEIVDCLDKLPMDGEETMVAFGDSNTEDAQGWFTILKHVLEISTENPNFKFINAGVSYNTTSEALRRIDRDVVIHEPDWVIIALGTFDAQRLNIAPDRTLLPLSETWENIETIQSILETRVENPLVWITPASVIDEILEENLLYDFTIQMKDLSQVQELIAGKNGAIIDPGVKRMGENEPQAWNYLPDGLHHSLSGHMETVKALIKKLAEPKN